A stretch of DNA from Bacillus sp. FJAT-45350:
GCCTCTCTTAACCCAAGACATACGATTGAAAAAATTATAAGTGAGCCGTTATTGGTTCATGGCATTGGTGACAAAGAATCACGAAAGCAGAAGGTACAGGAGCTTTTAGAAACTGTTGGCTTAAGTGCTTATCATGCTTCACGTTACCCACATCAATTTAGTGGGGGACAAAGGCAGCGAATTGGTATAGCAAGAGCGTTAGCTGTCAATCCGAAGCTTGTCATTTGTGATGAACCTGTATCTGCCCTTGATGTTTCAGTACAGTCACAAATTCTAAACTTAATGGATGATTTAAAGAAGGAATTTAAGCTAACCTATCTTTTCATCGCCCATGATTTAAGTGTAGTCAAACATATTAGTGACCGAGTAGGTGTGATGTATTTAGGTAGAATGGTAGAACTAGCTGAGAAAGATGAGCTATATGAAAATCCGATGCACCCTTATACTAAAGCGTTATTATCGGCTGTCCCTGTACCAGATCCAGATGAAAAAAATGAAAGAATGATTCTTGAAGGAGATGTTCCAAGTCCTTCTAATCCACCAACAGGCTGTGCGTTTCACACTCGTTGTCCTGAATGTATGGAGGTTTGTAAAACAGACCGCCCAGAATTTAAAGAAACTACTGATAATCATTTTGTGGCTTGTCATCTATATGAATAGAAGACAATCACAGATAAAAATATCTTATTTAAGATTAAAAGGGGGAAACACATAATGAAGAAGAAACCTTCATTACTGCTAATGCTTATGCTAGCGTTAGCGCTTGTCCTTGCTGCCTGTGGTGGGAACAATGAACCTACAACAAGCGAAGAAACAGATGGGGACACTGACACAGAAGAAGCAACACCAGCAGGAGATCAAACATTAATTTTCGCACGTGGTGGAGACTCAGTAAGTCTTGATTATGCAAGTATTACAGACGGAGAATCTTCGCGTGTAACGGTTCAAATCTTTGAAACTCTTATCGAATTTGATGAAGATTCATTTGATATTGGACCAGGACTTGCAACTTCATGGGACTTTGATGATGATGGTAAACGTTTTGTTTTCCAACTGCGTGAAGGAGTAAAATTCCATGATGGAACAGACTTTAACGCTGAAGCAGTAAAAATTAACTTCGAGCGTTGGGCTGACCAAGAGCACGAGTATAACTTTGCAGATGCAGGCTATACGTATAGTGTATATGGTACACAATTTGGTGGATTTAAAGGTGATGAAGGTCACGCGATTAAAGAAATCAATGTGTTAGGTGACCATGAAATTGAATTCGTTTTAAATCATCCGCTAGGTTCGTTTTTACAAAACATGGGGATGAGCTATTTTGCAATTACATCTCCAGCAGCATTTGAAGAGTATGGAGACAGAATTAATGAAAATCCAGTTGGAACTGGACCATTCAAGTTCGTTAGCTGGACTCGTGACGATAATATCGTTCTAGAAAAAAATGAAGATTACTGGCAAGAAGGTTTACCTAAGTTAGATAAAGTGATTTTCCAAGTAATCCCTGATAACTCAGCTCGTTTTACAGCTTTACGTTCAGGACAAATCGATATCATGGATGGAGTAAACCCTGATGATATCGCAACAGTTGAAGCTGATCCTGAATTAGCAATATTTGAGCGTGCAACAAATAACATTGGTTACCTAGGATTTAACATGGATAAAGAGCCATTTGATAACGTTCTAGTACGTCGTGCAATTAACCATGCAGTTAATAAAGAAGCATTAATTGGTGCTCTATATGGTGGTTTAGCTGAGCCGGCAAAGAACGCAATTCCACCAGGTTACCTTGGTTACAACGATGCAATTGATGCATATGATTTTGACCCTGAAAAAGCAAAAGAATTATTAGCTGAAGCAGGATTTGCAGATGGTTTTGAGTTTGATTTATGGACTATGCCTGTAGCTCGTCCTTACATGCCAGATCCGCAACGTGCAGCTGAAGCGCTTCAAGCTGACTTTGCTCAAGTTGGATTAAAAGCTAACATTGTAACAATGGAGTGGGCAACGTACCTTGAGAAAACTGAACAAGGTGAGCAAGACTTATTTATGCTTGGATGGTCAGGTGTAAATGGTGACCCAGATTACTTCTTATCAAACTTATTAAGTACACATGCAATTCCAGGTGGAAACCGTACGTTCTACCGCAATGATGAAGTAACAGCAATTCTTGATGAAGCGAAGACAACAGTAGATTTTGATGTTCGTGCTGCACTATATGAAGAAGCACTACAATTAATCCATGAAGATGCACCAATGGTTACATTGGTACACTCAATTCCTACTGTAGCAGGTAGCAGTCGAGTAAGTGGATATGTACCGCATCCATCAACAAGTGAAGTATTAATCAACGTAGAGCTTACTAACTAATTAATAGAGAGTAGTAGAGCATGCTCTACTACTCTTTTTTACGAAAAAAAGTTAGAAAGTTGGAAAGTGGAAAGATGATTAATCTATTTTTCCCTTTCCTTTCTACTTTCCAACTAACCAACTGTTATTACCTAAAAAGGATTGAGGTGAGATGAGATGTTAGCCTATACAATTAGACGATTATTAATGCTCATTCCTGTACTACTAGGAATGTCAATTGTAACGTTCTCTATCATTCATTTAATACCGGGAAGTCCGGCACAAACAATGTTAGGAGAACAAGCTACGCCACAGGCGATTGCTGAATTAGAAGAACGATTAGGGTTAAACGAACCTTATTTAGTTCAATACGGATATTATATGAAAGATTTAGTGACGGGGGATTTAGGTACGTCTTTGCGAACAAAACAGCCGATTGCTGAAGAAATGTGGCCATATCTCGCCGCAACGATTGAATTA
This window harbors:
- a CDS encoding ABC transporter ATP-binding protein, with protein sequence MANPILEVKGLKKYFDIKGGVFGKKVGEVKAVDDVSFTVYEGEILGIVGESGCGKSTTGKSILRLIEPSEGEVIFDGKDVTKLDAEEMRKLRRDMQIIFQDPYASLNPRHTIEKIISEPLLVHGIGDKESRKQKVQELLETVGLSAYHASRYPHQFSGGQRQRIGIARALAVNPKLVICDEPVSALDVSVQSQILNLMDDLKKEFKLTYLFIAHDLSVVKHISDRVGVMYLGRMVELAEKDELYENPMHPYTKALLSAVPVPDPDEKNERMILEGDVPSPSNPPTGCAFHTRCPECMEVCKTDRPEFKETTDNHFVACHLYE
- a CDS encoding ABC transporter substrate-binding protein, which produces MKKKPSLLLMLMLALALVLAACGGNNEPTTSEETDGDTDTEEATPAGDQTLIFARGGDSVSLDYASITDGESSRVTVQIFETLIEFDEDSFDIGPGLATSWDFDDDGKRFVFQLREGVKFHDGTDFNAEAVKINFERWADQEHEYNFADAGYTYSVYGTQFGGFKGDEGHAIKEINVLGDHEIEFVLNHPLGSFLQNMGMSYFAITSPAAFEEYGDRINENPVGTGPFKFVSWTRDDNIVLEKNEDYWQEGLPKLDKVIFQVIPDNSARFTALRSGQIDIMDGVNPDDIATVEADPELAIFERATNNIGYLGFNMDKEPFDNVLVRRAINHAVNKEALIGALYGGLAEPAKNAIPPGYLGYNDAIDAYDFDPEKAKELLAEAGFADGFEFDLWTMPVARPYMPDPQRAAEALQADFAQVGLKANIVTMEWATYLEKTEQGEQDLFMLGWSGVNGDPDYFLSNLLSTHAIPGGNRTFYRNDEVTAILDEAKTTVDFDVRAALYEEALQLIHEDAPMVTLVHSIPTVAGSSRVSGYVPHPSTSEVLINVELTN